The Acanthochromis polyacanthus isolate Apoly-LR-REF ecotype Palm Island chromosome 17, KAUST_Apoly_ChrSc, whole genome shotgun sequence genome has a window encoding:
- the arhgap32b gene encoding rho GTPase-activating protein 32 isoform X4, with protein MKSRPTKQKLKQRGILRERVFGCDLGEHLLNSGHDVPQVLKSCTEFIEKHGVVDGIYRLSGIASNIQKLRHEFDSEQIPDLTKDVYIQDIHCVGSLCKLYFRELPNPLLTYQLYEKFSEAVSAATDEERLIKIHDVIQQLPPPHYRTLEFLMRHLSRLAAFSYITNMHSKNLAIVWAPNLLRSKQIESACFSGTAAFMEVRIQSVVVEFILNHVDVLFSTKLSSLIREGAGHNSLSRPKSLLVSSPSTKLLSLEEAQARTQAQINSPVTEDSKYIEVGEGPAALQGKFHTVIEFPTERKRPPIKSKKSPVGSWRSFFNLGKSSSMSKRKLHRNPSEPNELKAMALAGGRGDTATLRSAKSEESLSSLHNVEGESKVYRPRRPRSSSDALSASFNGELLDSRQHCNSYDNLDATEDSDGDDGPICVPALISPPRSAGEDVDLSPPDIGMASLDFDPMSFQCSLPDTSYAFPLDDSPSGAEGSTLKRSPGSVCGKTNGSDLISASFLGNLGSPLVSTDFNLAAGEKAESKKLTTSYSYTDKPTQAVSPIKCGKSTSLTPFAAELFSTETLDKNPAGQVVSPQPLSPPLIPKDSPPLMGSVLLRAAEPSLSEAFQMELHSKLAAFDSADSRELKGEDSVQQAPAASIREHQGVVAPTDSSKDLTPRSLNSTAPTSAPPPPPPKNAARMLALALAESAQQVSIQSQSRSSEPPTLVSPLQPQEFSTIQDLPHPVVSHFQASSEEGAGREIYSPPNSTTMTVITDSSYASASSPSAPQQPRELTSTINKPSDSAKSSTAPAGAQPEADTTSPDTPLYKCAPLSSSTSRTSPTRKSPEKQQAVTGPAAAHTSSSTTTPATTPSSCKDTGISPQVVPEVKPEETAPPPVLPKPSEQPPPTAQKPKRHAVSLPQNQTQTQQQSQAQIQPHLPTQPLPQAQPHPVPQTHTQSQTQIQPQSQLSKASARVAPTSAEPVEKPWEAIKPVQPCTDSAKYHDSYGPTPPAPPVRTIESKLATAALSQSEASFHILGEGPPPSHLEDALPHHPLSPRKSSTHQPAYLYHAKGEQPVLIEPPGAAYYHQRPVPLGPQSIPHHYRPDSVPPHSYVSKSEPQIPYSARLDNRYSTLGPRSYHYSMKSRGNPRSVYVSPGPGHQGYSHDRTHGYPTIRRVHSLHVPSTIRSVPIQRTEVPPDDDMFFYHRPVYQCKAYQQPPQQSSQTDYHVTQLQPYFENGRVQYRYSPYSGSSPLEAPFYDIDPYGTIRVRHFHSYGSRDPGAVAGRPGGKATGYHYLARHVLPPGKEHSFVSRDMPPSHGAKEAAAYLAWDAEESERLRMHSIRRESRARLKIKGPVLSQYDNVGLFTPADISGYETLHLRSKSDPGKAVLVATESKDGRYLPRHMVSDPDVLMYMETEKHVQGSGVGDKSDGLSKQSSSKKCQSSHSLPATLSHSLSHQQEGGRHEAKYDPGDDKLGGDGGRSKHWQQEYPGKRNFQPRYECSDSDHHQSKVKTSSGYHSTDDQPSAPREQLPRSKLERSHSVREQQHYSQGKADVDRDFSYQKHSTKTVQSHYDNLDDYHPVPQPQAPVLKRGGSSTYPAPGFTVSHGNRAYSTALGQGAYIQTELAMQRPETEIRTE; from the exons ATGAAGTCCAGGCCCACCAAGCAGAAGCTGAAGCAGAGGGGCATCCTCCGGGAGAGGGTGTTTGGCTGCGACCTGGGAGAGCACCTCCTCAACTCAGGACATGATG TGCCCCAGGTTCTTAAGAGCTGCACCGAGTTCATCGAGAAGCACGGCGTGGTGGACGGCATTTATCGCCTCTCTGGAATTGCCTCAAATATCCAGAAACTGCG ACACGAGTTTGACTCGGAGCAAATCCCCGACCTGACCAAAGATGTTTACATCCAGGATATCCACTGTGTTGGCTCGCTGTGTAAGCTCTACTTCAGAGAGCTGCCCAACCCCCTGCTCACCTACCAGCTCTACGAAAAATTCTCT GAGGCTGTATCAGCAGCGACGGACGAAGAGCGACTCATCAAAATCCATGATGTCATCCAGCAGCTTCCTCCGCCGCATTACAG GACTCTGGAGTTCCTCATGAGACACCTCTCCCGCCTGGCAGCATTCAGCTACATCACTAACATGCACAGTAAAAACCTGGCTATTGTCTGGGCCCCCAACCTGCTGAG ATCGAAACAGATTGAATCTGCTTGCTTCAGCGGCACAGCAGCCTTCATGGAAGTCCGAATCCAGTCGGTAGTGGTGGAGTTTATTCTGAACCATGTCGACGTGCTCTTCAGCACTAAACTCAGCTCACTAATAAGAGAAGGAGCAG GTCATAACTCCTTGTCAAGGCCCAAATCCCTGCTGGTTTCATCACCCTCTACTAAACTTCTGAGTCTAGAGGAGGCCCAGGCCAGGACTCAAGCTCAGATCAACTCTCCAGTCACTGAAGACAGCAAATACATCGAGGTGGGCGAAGGTCCAGCCGCCCTGCAGGGCAAGTTCCATACGGTCATCGAGTTCCCCACTGAGAG GAAGAGGCCTCCTATTAAATCCAAGAAGTCTCCTGTGGGTAGTTGGCGTTCTTTCTTCAACTTGGGAAAGTCTTCCTCCATGTCCAAACGCAAGCTGCACCGCAACCCCAGTGAACCCAATGAGCTGAAGGCCATGGCTCTCGCTG gAGGCAGAGGAGACACAGCAACGTTAAGGTCAGCCAAAAGCGAAGAGTCACTAAGTTCCCTGCACAATGTTGAAG GGGAGTCCAAGGTGTACCGTCCTCGGCGGCCGCGCTCCAGCAGTGATGCTCTGTCAGCCTCCTTTAATGGCGAGCTGCTGGACAGCCGGCAGCACTGCAACTCGTACGATAACCTGGATGCCACAGAGGACAGCGACGGAGACGACGGGCCCATCTGTGTGCCTGCCCTCATCTCACCTCCCCGCTCAGCGGGTGAAGATGTGGACCTCAGCCCGCCAGACATTGGCATGGCCTCCTTGGACTTTGACCCCATGTCTTTTCAGTGCAGTCTCCCCGACACCTCCTACGCCTTCCCCTTAGATGACTCACCATCCGGGGCCGAGGGTTCCACGTTAAAGCGGAGCCCAGGTAGCGTCTGTGGCAAGACCAATGGCTCTGACCTCATCTCTGCCTCCTTCCTGGGCAACTTAGGTTCACCCTTGGTGTCCACAGACTTTAACCTGGCTGCTGGAGAGAAAGCAGAGAGCAAGAAACTGACCACTTCCTATTCTTACACTGACAAACCCACACAGGCTGTGTCACCTATTAAATGTGGAAAGTCCACCAGTTTGACACCTTTTGCCGCAGAGCTTTTCTCTACTGAGACGCTTGACAAGAATCCAGCTGGACAGGTTGTCTCTCCACAGCCATTATCTCCTCCATTGATACCCAAGGACTCTCCTCCCCTGATGGGCAGCGTGCTGCTGAGGGCAGCCGAGCCGTCGCTTAGCGAAGCTTTTCAAATGGAGCTGCACTCTAAGCTGGCAGCCTTCGACAGTGCGGACAGTCGGGAGCTGAAGGGAGAGGACAGTGTGCAGCAAGCCCCAGCTGCCAGCATTCGAGAGCACCAAG GAGTCGTAGCTCCGACGGACTCTTCAAAGGACCTCACCCCTCGTTCCCTCAACTCTACAGCTCCCACATctgcccctcctcctccacctcctaaAAATGCTGCCCGCATGTTGGCCCTGGCCCTCGCTGAGTCCGCCCAGCAGGTCTCTATCCAGTCTCAGTCCAGGTCCTCTGAGCCTCCTACACTGGTGTCCCCTTTGCAGCCACAGGAGTTCTCTACCATCCAGGACTTGCCACATCCAGTGGTCTCACATTTCCAGGCTTCCTCAGAGGAAGGAGCAGGCAGAGAAATCTACTCACCACCAAACAGCACTACTATGACTGTCATCACAGACTCATCTTATGCCTCTGCTTCCAGCCCTTCTGCTCCACAGCAGCCGCGAGAGTTAACCAGCACAATAAACAAGCCATCCGACAGTGCCAAGTCCTCTACAGCTCCAGCTGGAGCACAGCCAGAAGCTGACACCACCTCACCAGACACTCCACTTTACAAGTGTGCACCCCTCTCCAGTTCAACCAGCCGGACTTCTCCAACCAGGAAAAGTCCAGAAAAGCAGCAGGCTGTCACAGGACCAGCCGCAGCTCATACCAGCTCATCCACTACCACTCCAGCCACCACCCCCAGCAGCTGCAAAGACACTGGAATCTCACCACAAGTAGTTCCCGag gTCAAACCAGAAGAGACTGCACCTCCCCCAGTTCTTCCAAAACCATCAGAACAGCCACCTCCGACCGCTCAGAAGCCCAAAAGGCATGCCGTCTCACTGCcccaaaaccaaacacagacTCAGCAGCAGAGCCAAGCCCAGATACAGCCTCATCTTCCGACACAGCCTCTGCCTCAAGCTCAGCCTCATCCTGTACCACAAACTCACACGCAATCCCAGACACAAATTCAGCCCCAATCCCAGCTGTCCAAGGCCAGTGCAAGAGTGGCACCCACCTCTGCTGAGCCTGTAGAGAAGCCTTGGGAGGCCATAAAGCCAGTACAGCCCTGTACAGATTCTGCGAAATATCATGACTCCTATGGACCCACACCTCCAGCACCTCCTGTCCGCACCATCGAAAGCAAACTGGCCACAGCAGCACTCAGCCAAAGTGAAGCCTCCTTCCATATCCTGGGTGAAGGCCCTCCACCCAGCCATCTGGAAGATGCTCTGCCTCACCATCCTCTCTCACCTCGAAAATCTTCCACGCACCAGCCAGCCTACCTGTACCACGCTAAAGGAGAACAGCCTGTCCTAATTGAACCTCCAGGAGCTGCATACTACCACCAGAGGCCTGTTCCTCTGGGCCCTCAGTCCATACCACACCACTACCGACCAGATAGCGTCCCTCCACACTCCTATGTGTCCAAGTCTGAGCCTCAGATACCTTACAGTGCCCGATTAGATAACAGATACAGCACTTTAGGCCCCAGGTCATACCACTACTCCATGAAGTCTAGAGGAAACCCCCGGAGTGTGTACGTGTCTCCGGGGCCAGGGCATCAGGGTTACAGCCATGACAGAACCCACGGCTATCCCACTATCCGCAGAGTGCATTCACTCCACGTTCCTTCCACTATTCGCTCAGTGCCCATCCAAAGGACTGAAGTTCCTCCAGATGATGACATGTTTTTCTACCACCGACCTGTGTATCAGTGCAAAGCCTACCAGCAGCCCCCGCAGCAGTCCTCACAGACCGACTACCACGTCACCCAGCTACAGCCTTACTTTGAGAACGGGCGGGTCCAGTATCGCTATAGTCCGTACTCTGGTTCCAGCCCTTTGGAGGCGCCTTTCTATGACATTGACCCTTATGGCACCATAAGGGTCCGGCACTTCCACTCCTATGGCAGCCGAGATCCTGGAGCCGTTGCTGGGCGACCAGGTGGAAAGGCAACTGGGTACCACTACCTTGCTCGCCACGTTCTCCCACCTGGTAAGGAGCACAGCTTTGTGAGCCGGGACATGCCCCCCAGTCACGGCGCCAAGGAAGCTGCTGCTTACCTCGCCTGGGACGCAGAAGAGTCAGAAAGGCTTCGCATGCACTCCATCCGCAGGGAGAGCAGGGCCAGACTGAAGATTAAAGGCCCTGTCCTCTCGCAGTATGACAATGTGGGCTTGTTCACACCAGCAGATATATCAGGCTATGAAACCCTGCACCTGCGCAGTAAATCTGACCCAGGTAAAGCTGTGCTGGTAGCAACCGAGAGCAAAGACGGCCGCTACCTCCCCAGACACATGGTGTCAGATCCTGACGTCCTCATGTACATGGAGACTGAAAAGCATGTCCAGGGCAGCGGAGTGGGCGACAAGTCAGACGGGCTTTCCAAGCAAAGCAGCTCAAAGAAATGCCAATCATCTCACTCCCTTCCTGCTACTCTGAgccacagtctctcccatcagCAGGAGGGCGGCCGTCACGAGGCCAAGTACGATCCTGGAGACGACAAGCTGGGTGGAGACGGCGGCAGGTCGAAACACTGGCAGCAGGAGTATCCTGGCAAGAGGAACTTCCAACCACGTTACGAGTGCTCTGATTCTGACCACCACCAGAGTAAAGTAAAAACGTCCAGTGGCTACCACAGTACAGACGACCAGCCGTCTGCTCCAAGGGAACAGCTTCCCCGTTCCAAGCTGGAGCGATCGCACAGCGTTCGAGAGCAGCAGCACTACAGCCAGGGCAAAGCAGACGTGGACAGAGACTTCTCATATCAGAAACACAGCACTAAAACGGTGCAGTCCCACTATGATAACTTGGACGATTACCACCCTGTACCTCAGCCCCAGGCCCCTGTTCTAAAACGTGGAGGCTCCAGCACCTACCCAGCCCCAGGATTCACAGTGAGCCATGGTAACAGAGCATACTCCACAGCACTGGGCCAGGGAGCATATATCCAGACTGAGCTGGCCATGCAGAGGCCAGAGACAGAGATCCGTACAGAATGA
- the h3f3c gene encoding H3 histone, family 3C has product MARTKQTARKSTGGKAPRKQLATKAARKSAPSTGGVKKPHRYRPGTVALREIRRYQKSTELLIRKLPFQRLVREIAQDFKTDLRFQSAAIGALQEASEAYLVGLFEDTNLCAIHAKRVTIMPKDIQLARRIRGERA; this is encoded by the exons ATGGCTCGTACCAAGCAGACTGCTCGTAAGTCCACTGGAGGAAAGGCTCCTCGTAAGCAGCTGGCCACCAAGGCTGCCCGTAAGAGCGCCCCCTCCACCGGTGGTGTCAAGAAGCCCCATCGTTACAG GCCCGGTACTGTGGCTCTGAGAGAGATCCGTCGGTACCAGAAATCCACCGAGCTGCTGATCCGTAAGCTGCCCTTCCAGCGCCTGGTGAGGGAGATCGCTCAGGACTTCAAGACTGACCTGCGTTTCCAGAGCGCTGCCATTGGAGCCCTGCAG GAGGCCAGCGAGGCGTACCTGGTGGGTCTATTCGAGGACACCAACCTGTGTGCCATCCATGCCAAGCGCGTCACCATCATGCCCAAAGACATCCAGCTGGCACGTCGCATTCGTGGAGAGCGCGCTTAG